In one Haloplanus salinus genomic region, the following are encoded:
- a CDS encoding HalOD1 output domain-containing protein, protein MTDDMDRVADSDADEQGPTSNASVVRHDWTESGHPTVTLVEAVAAATDRTTTDLPSLYRSIDPDALDALVTAGPPAVTVAFQYADVAVSVTGNGTIEIRLDEGSTEERVE, encoded by the coding sequence ATGACCGATGATATGGACAGAGTAGCTGACTCGGATGCCGATGAGCAGGGACCCACATCGAACGCGAGCGTCGTGCGGCACGACTGGACCGAGTCGGGCCACCCGACCGTCACGCTCGTCGAGGCGGTAGCTGCTGCCACCGACCGGACGACGACCGACCTTCCGTCACTGTATCGAAGCATCGACCCGGACGCGCTGGATGCGCTGGTCACCGCCGGTCCGCCGGCGGTCACGGTAGCCTTCCAGTATGCCGATGTGGCCGTCTCAGTGACCGGAAACGGCACCATCGAAATCCGACTCGACGAAGGGTCCACGGAGGAACGAGTCGAGTGA